GCTGACAGAGAAGCTGAATGTAGTTCGTCCATATGGGGGCGTCGCCTGCCTGACGGTGAATGATGCCAATCGGGATGTAATTGAAAAGACGACCGACAGTCTGGACCAGACACATTGGAAAGTGCAACGACAGAACGATCTGGTCATTCTCAAACGTCAGGGGGCTCTGCCCGGTTCGTCTGACTGGACGCACGAATGTTCGGATGCTGCTCGCTCCTATTTTTCGCGTGACAAGCTGGTCAAATCGCCGCTGGGAATTCTCTGGTACGGCGATGGCCCCGGTTACGGCTTTCACAAATTCAAAGATTACGGTCGCGGTGTGAAACCGCAGGTTGCCGGCGGTCGTCTGGTTGCCTTTGATGATCGGGCTAAACGACTCACGGCAATCGACGCCTATACCGGACGCTTGCTCTGGAAATTCGATACCGATACGACCATCGTCCGCTATGCGACGCTACCCGATGCCATCATTGTCGGCCGTAATGCCGAATGTCTGATACTCAACCCGGAAGATGGTTCCGTGATCAAGACGCTCCCCTGTCAACTCGATCCAAAACTGACCGGCGTACCGGGTGTAGTCGATGTACGCGTCTCCGATCCCCTGATTCTGATCGCCGTCGGATTTGATCTGCCCCAAGGTCATAGTCACCCTGCGATCGAAACCGGATTGTGGGATGCGAAAACGATTGTCGCCTTTGATCGCACGACCGGAAAACAACTCTGGTCGAAAATCGCAAAGGAACGGTTCAATATCCATTCGCTCGTGATTGGCGAAGGGCTCGTGTTCTGTATCGATTCAATGGCCCCCTTGAAGGCCGATCAGTTGCAGCGACGTGGCACCGCTCCGGAGAAATTCCCATCCGAAATTCTGGCCCTCGATGCCGCCGATGGATCGGTCAAATGGAAGTACCAGCGTGAATATGGACATCGAGTAATGACCGGTCGCGGCCCGCTGGCGATTCGTCCCTATGATGACTGGGCCGCTTACTCGTATCAATCGAAGTTTCTTTACACAGGAAAGCTGAAAGAGATGCAGGCGATCAACGCAGCCACGGGCGAAAAGGTCTGGGAGAAGCCGATTGGCCTGCAACCGCTGTTGTTGTACGATGATTCGTTTATCAATCAGGCGGGTATCAAATACGACCTCTTGGACGGCAAACAGCTTTCATCGTCCCCCCTCTTCAAGCGCAGTGGCTGTAATTATACGGTGGGCAATCAGAATCTCTTGTTCTTACGAAATAACTGTGCCGCGTATGTCGATATGGACAAGAAGAAGGAATTCAGTCTGCGAAACTTGCGTTCGGGGTGCAGCAACAGTCTGGTCGCCGCCAACGGCTTGCTCAGCATCCCCTGTTTTTCCACCGGCTGCATCTGCAATTACCCGCTGCAGACCTCGTTTGCGATGGTGCATATGCCGGAAGTCAGTCAATGGACGACCGAGGACCCGATCGACGTCAAACAGCTGCGTGATGCACAGACCCTGCTCACGCCGAAAATTCCCGCAAAACCGGGGAAATAGAGTCAACCCAGTCTGACATTTCGCCCCTTTTGCAGGACTGGGAGAAAGAACTCTCCAGTTTTTTTGAAATCCGGCCCTGCAATCGGCGTTGTAAGTATTGAGAATGAAAGCACTTTCAAGTTAAAATCGCCCACCAGTTCAAGAGGACTCAAAAAGCGAACTGATTTCGCCTCAAAAGGGTCCTTTAGAAACACAAGCGCCCGTAGCTCAGCTGGATAGAGCAACGGACTTCTAATCCGTAGGTCGGTGGTTCGAATCCACCCGGGCGTATTTTTAAAGCCGTAACTCATATTGGGTTGCGGCTTTTGTTTTTTTCTGGCTTTTTCAAAATACCCCACGGTTTAGTGTCGTTTAGTGTCTTTTATGATGGGTTTGGTGTCGAGTTTAGTGTCATGGATAAAGACATTATTTGGCTGATCGAAAAAGCATTCCACAATATTCTCTCGGATCAAAAGATCTCTATAGTCTATGCCACTAGGAACCTGTGACGCCAATATAATTAATGGAGGGGATGTTATATCATTTCGTAAAACTGATTTCCATCTGTCAGGTTGATGTTCGAACTTCAATGATGTTAATTTTGTAAACTGCAGATTTATATGAAGTTCTTGCTCAAATATTATTTCCCCCTCAGACGATGTCAGTTTTTTCCCTATGCATATAATACGATAGTATTTGTGATTTTAGACTTTGTGATGCTCCTATATCTAACCTGTGTCATGAACAACCTCTTACCAGCATAATTGGATAATTGCACTTCACATTTGATGAGTCATGACGTGAAGACAAATACTTATACCTTAAGTTAGAAGAAACATTTAATAACAAAAAAAATATACTGTTATGTGGAAATCAATTTCAATTTGTCACAGAGCGGTATTTTTTTAGATCTCCTTCTCTCTTCAATTAGCAATCTTCCGGGATATCATCTTTCCGACAATGCTGAATGGTTCATTTCTAAATGTGTCCAAACCAAACAAGACAGGATAATTCTCAATGAATTTGGAAGAGCGAGTTCCGATTTTAAATGGGGGGAGCTTGAGCATATTTTTCACAACTCTCATTCAATTCAAGAAGTCAAATTGAAATTAAAAAATATCGATTCAGCAGAATTACGTAATTTGGCTTGGATAACCACTAAGCAGTTTTGGAATTCTTTTCAGGATGAATATGCTCTAATACAACATTGCTTAAAGAAAAAAATTGAAACTCTGACATCTCTTAAAAAACAGAAGATGTTTAAAAATTGCTTGTCTCTTATTAAAAAGAGCTATTGCCAAGGAAAAAAGATTTCAACCTTGAATATTTCAGTCACTCCTAATTTTGGATTAAACATTAGTAGTGGAACAGCATTCATGAATGAGAAACCTTTGATTGTTTTAAGAGCTACTAATTTCCCTAAAATGAGCACCAAGCTGAATAAGACTGATTTAGGAGTACTATTTCATGAGATATCTCATTTACTACTTGATTCTGCCTTTAATCCAGCTCGAAAAGTTGTAGATGAGACTTTATCCTTTCAAAAAGCATCAGCAAGCGAGCGAAATGAAGTTAGCGAGATGCTTGTGAGGGGCGGATTTCCGTGTGGAATTCTTGCTATGGAATCAGGACTTATAAAGAGACCAATTCAAAATCCTACATCTCAACTAAACAATCATACAAATCAGTTAATTAAAAGAATAAGAGATCGAAAAATAGTCTTTTGCTTAAGTGATCCTAGAATTACGTTAGAAGCACTCTCGATACTAAGAGAAATGTAGTTTTATTAGACTTTAAACGACGCTATTCTTGAAAGGTCCACACGCTCATTGGCGCTCGAATAATGTTGATCACCTGTGAATACAGGCCAGATGGACCGGTAGTTACGTGTAGAGAAATAAGTCATGCGTTTCACATTTCAATCCATCAAAAAAACTCAATAACTCAAAGTAATTAATGACAGAAATCCACTGTAATCTGCATCATGGAAAGTCAACATTCGAAAAATCATTCCAAACATTTTTGAAAGTGCTGTTAGGCCAATCATTAGGAAATAACTCTATAAGCCTTTCACCTGCAGACTGACCAGTGTCAAGATCAGTAATTTTCTCTGCAAAATCATTTCCATGCCCTATCCTTGTTCGACACTTTTCAATTTCTTTTTCAGACTCTTTAATTCGATTTATTAGCTTTTTCATTTTTTGTCTTTCATTCATTTTTAGTTACGATGGAGTCTAAAATAGCTTCAATCACGGTCTGTTTATGATTTTTGCAATACGCTGTTTCTGATGTATTTAGATTGCCATTTTCAAAATATTTATTACTAGCCTGACCGCCACCACATACTTGAAAATAGTCACATCCTCTTGAACATTTCTGAATACCTTCTAAATATTCTTTAACGTAACGTGAGTTCATTCCAACTGCTAAAATATCACTTAAATCTGAAGAAAGTAGATTTCCAACTATAAATTCATTAGTTGTGTTCTTTCTTTCTGCATTCAGCAACTCTGGTGATAAAAGGACTACATCGCCGTTAACAGCAATAGAGGGGAATAAGTCAATTTTCTTTCCAATAGTGACTCCATTCGCTGAATCACCAGCCAACATTGATGACATCGCTTCCAAATTGTTTTGGATCTCACGGACTTTGATAGGCTTATCATCTGACATCCATATTTCTACTAATTCTTTCCAAAAATTCTCGACCCTTACACTTGGAGTTAAATTTCCTTTATTAGCCCCTTCTTTTTCTTCCACATTTATGCACATGCAGCGACTGCCAATTCCTTTGACAAAATGATAAATCTTTGCTGCATGTTTCAATGAATCATTTCCGATTACTGAGATGGTTGCAAAAGGTATTTCAAAATGTTTTAAGAGATCAATACCCCGCATGGTTGAATTAAAAGATTCTTTTCCGCTCCTATATTTTCTTTTTCTATTCAGTTCCAAAGGACCATCGACACTAACTCCAATTTCAAAATTTTCGTTTTTTAAAAATTCACACCATGACGAATTGAGCAAGGTTGCATTTGTTTGGATATTGTGTCGAACTCTAATGTTAAATTTTTCGCAAGCCAGGGGTTTATGCAATTTTTTAAATTGATCCAATGGCATTGCAAGTGGTTCAGAAGCATGCCAAATTATCTTAAACTCTTCAGAAGTTATATTTCTTTGAATGAAATCTGATAGCCTCTGAGGTATATCAGGTTTCATCAATATTTTTTTGTGTTTCTCAGTTAAGTAACAATAACTACAGTCTAAATTGCAAAAAGTAGTGGGTTGTAAAACTGATGCACCAATTCCAAATTGTGGACTATGTTTCATGTACCTA
This genomic interval from Gimesia alba contains the following:
- a CDS encoding radical SAM protein yields the protein MKHSPQFGIGASVLQPTTFCNLDCSYCYLTEKHKKILMKPDIPQRLSDFIQRNITSEEFKIIWHASEPLAMPLDQFKKLHKPLACEKFNIRVRHNIQTNATLLNSSWCEFLKNENFEIGVSVDGPLELNRKRKYRSGKESFNSTMRGIDLLKHFEIPFATISVIGNDSLKHAAKIYHFVKGIGSRCMCINVEEKEGANKGNLTPSVRVENFWKELVEIWMSDDKPIKVREIQNNLEAMSSMLAGDSANGVTIGKKIDLFPSIAVNGDVVLLSPELLNAERKNTTNEFIVGNLLSSDLSDILAVGMNSRYVKEYLEGIQKCSRGCDYFQVCGGGQASNKYFENGNLNTSETAYCKNHKQTVIEAILDSIVTKNE